One stretch of Rhinolophus ferrumequinum isolate MPI-CBG mRhiFer1 chromosome 3, mRhiFer1_v1.p, whole genome shotgun sequence DNA includes these proteins:
- the TBPL1 gene encoding TATA box-binding protein-like 1, with protein sequence MDADSDVALDILITNVVCVFRTRCHLNLRKIALEGANVIYKRDVGKVLMKLRKPRITATIWSSGKIICTGATSEEEAKFGARRLARSLQKLGFQVIFTDFKVVNVLAVCNMPFEIRLPEFTKNNRPHASYEPELHPAVCYRIKSLRATLQIFSTGSITVTGPNVKAVATAVEQIYPFVFESRKEIL encoded by the exons ATGGATGCAGACAGTGATGTTGCATTGGACATTCTAATTACAAATGTAGTCTGTGTTTTTAGAACAAGATGCCATTTGAACTTAAGGAAGATTGCTTTAGAGGGAGCAAATGTAATTTATAAGCGTGATGTTGGA aaagtgTTAATGAAGCTTAGAAAACCTAGAATTACAGCTACAATTTGGTCCtcaggaaaaattatttgcacTGGAGCAACAAG TGAAGAAGAAGCTAAATTTGGTGCCAGACGTTTAGCCCGCAGTCTGCAGAAACTAGGTTTTCAg GTAATATTTACAGATTTTAAGGTTGTTAACGTTTTAGCAGTGTGTAACATGCCATTTGAAATCCGTTTGCCAGAATTCACAAAGAACAATAGACCTCATGCCAG TTATGAACCTGAACTTCATCCTGCTGTGTGCTATCGGATAAAATCTCTAAGAGCTACATTACAGATTTTTTCAACAGGAAGTATCACAGTAACAG GGCCCAATGTAAAGGCGGTCGCTACTGCTGTGGAACAGATTTACCCATTTGTGtttgaaagcaggaaagaaattttataa